In a genomic window of Pleurocapsa sp. PCC 7319:
- a CDS encoding FmdB family zinc ribbon protein, giving the protein MPLYEYRCNPCGEFEAWRSMAEYNAPINCPQCNQTATKIFSAPNINLNSRSLSTIARSQSSEPRLIKQEQKEPAKPRYQTSTGNRPWMVSHAPARF; this is encoded by the coding sequence ATGCCTCTATACGAATATCGTTGTAATCCCTGTGGAGAATTTGAAGCCTGGCGCAGTATGGCAGAATATAACGCACCGATAAATTGTCCTCAATGTAATCAAACAGCAACCAAAATATTTTCTGCACCCAATATTAATCTCAATTCTCGAAGTTTATCCACGATCGCGCGATCGCAATCTTCTGAACCTAGATTAATCAAACAGGAACAAAAAGAACCCGCTAAACCAAGGTATCAGACTTCTACTGGAAATCGACCCTGGATGGTTTCCCATGCACCAGCGAGGTTTTAA
- a CDS encoding WD40 repeat domain-containing protein, producing MSAKSIAKKRFELTDKKCFAEYITDMAWSPNGDRLAIVSAAGELALWQGGKIDFLNSKSNNSLDCLGFSADGQWLAVAGQAGKVQVWRSHSHSFKLFTTLNHQKAWIDSLAWNPQQNLLAFGVNRQVKIWDADSQKIITTIDFKNSSVFNLAWHPQGNLLAASGHGGVKVWQSENWMQKPYLLEAPGASLDCAWSSDGKYLASGNLDRTISLLHWDNPPPWLMQGFPGKVSQVTWSQNKDLPLLAASCQEGISVWEYIQNKWCSHILKHQKTVQAIAFAPNSSLLASTGNDGYIQLWQGKKQIQTLKGVSNGFSCLAWHPTGKYLAAGGQDGKSIIWQQSLSGKGFKNGEWRMDN from the coding sequence GTGTCTGCTAAATCAATCGCTAAAAAAAGATTTGAGCTAACCGATAAAAAGTGTTTTGCTGAATATATTACAGACATGGCTTGGTCGCCCAACGGCGATCGCTTAGCTATAGTTTCCGCTGCTGGAGAGTTAGCTTTATGGCAAGGAGGTAAAATTGATTTTCTTAACTCTAAAAGTAATAATTCCTTAGATTGTTTGGGTTTTTCTGCTGATGGACAATGGTTAGCAGTAGCAGGACAAGCTGGCAAAGTTCAAGTATGGCGATCGCATTCCCATAGTTTTAAACTTTTTACTACTCTCAATCATCAAAAGGCTTGGATTGATTCTTTAGCCTGGAATCCACAACAAAACCTGTTAGCTTTTGGGGTCAATCGCCAAGTAAAGATCTGGGATGCAGATAGTCAAAAAATAATTACTACTATAGATTTTAAAAATTCATCAGTATTTAACCTAGCTTGGCATCCTCAAGGAAATTTATTAGCTGCCAGTGGACATGGTGGGGTCAAAGTTTGGCAGAGTGAAAACTGGATGCAAAAGCCATATCTCTTAGAAGCCCCTGGTGCTAGTTTAGATTGTGCTTGGTCATCTGATGGCAAATATTTAGCTTCAGGGAATCTCGATCGCACTATTTCTTTGCTCCACTGGGATAATCCTCCTCCTTGGTTGATGCAGGGTTTTCCAGGGAAAGTAAGTCAGGTAACTTGGTCGCAGAATAAAGATCTGCCATTATTAGCAGCATCCTGTCAGGAGGGAATTAGCGTATGGGAATATATTCAAAACAAATGGTGTAGCCATATTCTAAAACATCAAAAAACGGTTCAGGCGATCGCTTTTGCTCCCAATTCCTCACTTCTCGCCTCTACTGGCAACGATGGATATATCCAACTTTGGCAAGGCAAAAAACAAATACAAACTCTCAAAGGAGTCAGCAATGGATTTTCATGTTTAGCTTGGCATCCGACAGGAAAATATTTAGCAGCAGGAGGACAGGATGGGAAATCAATTATTTGGCAACAGTCTCTTTCTGGCAAAGGGTTTAAGAATGGAGAATGGAGAATGGACAACTAA
- a CDS encoding GTP-binding protein, which produces MIATIEKITNNAVPVTVLTGYLGAGKTTLLNRILTHEHGKKVAVIVNEFGEVGIDNQLVIDTDEEIFEMNNGCICCTVRGDLIRIIGNLMRRRDKFDHLVIETTGLADPAPVIQTFFVDEEIQTQLDLDAVVTVVDAKHIWSHWDSDEAQEQIAFANVILLNKTDLVEREELEELKQKIRSMNGMVKIYTTQNANVDMDSVLGVRAFDLEKALEIEPELLGEDAHEHDESVFSFAIVESGEVNLEKLNSWLTKLLQTQGPNIFRMKGILNVADQDKRFVFQGVHMIFDGKPDRPWKQSETRKNELVFIGRNLDSEQLRQDFKACLV; this is translated from the coding sequence ATGATTGCAACTATAGAGAAAATTACTAATAATGCCGTCCCCGTTACAGTTTTAACAGGCTATCTGGGCGCAGGAAAAACTACCTTGCTCAATCGTATCTTGACTCATGAACATGGTAAAAAAGTTGCTGTAATCGTTAATGAATTTGGCGAAGTTGGAATTGATAATCAGTTAGTGATTGATACCGATGAAGAAATCTTTGAAATGAACAATGGCTGTATCTGCTGTACAGTTAGAGGTGATTTAATTCGGATTATTGGTAACTTGATGCGTCGGCGAGATAAGTTCGACCATCTGGTAATTGAAACTACAGGACTTGCCGATCCTGCACCAGTCATTCAAACCTTTTTTGTTGATGAAGAGATTCAAACCCAGTTAGATTTAGATGCCGTAGTTACGGTAGTTGATGCCAAACATATTTGGTCCCATTGGGATAGCGACGAAGCTCAGGAACAGATTGCCTTTGCTAATGTGATTTTGCTGAATAAAACAGATTTAGTTGAACGTGAGGAACTAGAAGAATTAAAACAAAAAATCCGCTCAATGAACGGCATGGTGAAAATATACACTACCCAAAATGCCAATGTAGACATGGATTCTGTTTTAGGAGTTAGGGCTTTTGATTTAGAAAAAGCGTTAGAAATCGAACCGGAACTTTTGGGTGAAGATGCTCATGAACATGATGAATCTGTTTTTTCCTTTGCCATAGTTGAATCAGGTGAAGTGAATCTGGAAAAACTCAATAGTTGGCTAACCAAATTGTTGCAAACTCAAGGTCCTAATATCTTCCGTATGAAAGGTATCCTGAATGTAGCTGATCAAGATAAACGCTTTGTTTTTCAAGGAGTCCACATGATTTTTGATGGTAAACCAGATCGTCCTTGGAAACAATCAGAGACACGCAAAAACGAACTAGTATTTATCGGTCGTAATCTCGATTCCGAACAGCTACGCCAAGACTTTAAAGCTTGCCTTGTTTAA
- a CDS encoding nuclear transport factor 2 family protein, with amino-acid sequence METKPPLPPFTLETAKAKVQAAEDGWNTRNPEKVALAYTIDSQWRNRAEFINGREEIIAFLQRKWAKELDYRLKKRLWSFMDNRISVCFEYEWHDDGGFWYRAYGNENWEFAENGLMKRREASINDVPIKESERKFLWSRKI; translated from the coding sequence ATGGAAACAAAACCACCCCTACCACCCTTTACCCTAGAAACCGCTAAAGCCAAAGTTCAAGCTGCCGAGGATGGTTGGAACACTCGCAATCCCGAAAAAGTAGCTCTTGCTTATACTATTGATTCTCAGTGGCGCAACCGTGCTGAATTTATCAATGGCAGAGAGGAAATTATTGCCTTTCTTCAGCGTAAATGGGCAAAAGAACTAGATTATCGGCTTAAAAAAAGACTCTGGAGTTTTATGGATAACCGTATCTCCGTTTGTTTTGAATATGAATGGCATGATGATGGGGGCTTTTGGTATCGGGCTTATGGAAATGAGAATTGGGAATTTGCCGAAAATGGCTTAATGAAGCGACGAGAAGCCAGCATTAATGATGTGCCGATTAAAGAATCGGAAAGGAAATTTCTCTGGTCAAGAAAGATCTAG